A part of Desulfurobacterium atlanticum genomic DNA contains:
- a CDS encoding dihydroneopterin aldolase has protein sequence MKKVTVFIRKCKLHIRCGVYEEERKLGVEVEVDIKVLSEKFVDYQELYNLLVRTSNEEFIYLEDFTETVINNINRKWNCEKIEITVSKRSLPFQNSMEAAGINVVWEKNNE, from the coding sequence TTGAAAAAAGTAACTGTATTTATTAGAAAATGTAAATTACATATCAGATGTGGCGTATATGAGGAGGAGAGAAAACTTGGAGTTGAAGTTGAAGTTGATATAAAAGTTTTATCGGAAAAATTTGTTGATTATCAGGAGCTTTACAACCTTCTTGTAAGAACTTCTAACGAAGAGTTTATCTACCTTGAAGATTTTACAGAAACAGTTATTAATAATATTAATAGAAAATGGAATTGCGAAAAGATTGAAATAACAGTTTCAAAAAGAAGTTTACCCTTCCAGAACTCTATGGAAGCAGCCGGTATAAACGTTGTATGGGAGAAGAACAATGAGTAA
- the ispG gene encoding flavodoxin-dependent (E)-4-hydroxy-3-methylbut-2-enyl-diphosphate synthase, translated as MWIKKRTSKVIYVGNVPIGGENPIVVQSMTNTFTEDVKATVNQIKELEKVGCEIVRVAVPTKEAAENIKKIKEKISIPLIADIHFDHKLAILSIEKGTDGIRINPGNIGSQDKVREIIKVATERNIPIRIGVNTGSLPKNILAKYGHPSPEAVVETALNYMKFFEDEGFTNMKFSLKGSDIRTTVIANELFAKKCKYPIHIGITEAGTVLSGAVKSATGIGILLYKGIGDTLRVSLSSHPKVEVKVAFKILSSLGLRKVGVDVISCPTCGRCVVNLPELALKIEEALEHIKAPVSVAVMGCAVNGPGEASFADVGIAAAGNTFILFSQGKIIGKYPEKEVVEKLIKEVERVAVEKSNCIY; from the coding sequence GTGTGGATAAAAAAAAGAACAAGTAAAGTAATATATGTAGGCAATGTGCCTATCGGCGGTGAGAATCCCATTGTTGTTCAATCAATGACAAATACTTTTACAGAAGATGTTAAGGCAACGGTTAATCAGATAAAGGAACTTGAAAAGGTTGGTTGTGAGATTGTCAGGGTGGCGGTTCCGACAAAAGAAGCTGCAGAAAATATAAAGAAAATAAAAGAAAAGATCTCTATACCTCTTATTGCAGATATCCATTTTGACCATAAACTTGCAATTCTTTCAATAGAAAAAGGTACAGATGGAATAAGAATAAATCCGGGAAACATAGGAAGTCAGGATAAGGTAAGAGAAATTATAAAAGTAGCTACCGAGAGAAACATTCCTATAAGAATAGGTGTAAATACAGGGTCTTTACCAAAAAACATACTTGCCAAATATGGACATCCTTCGCCTGAGGCAGTTGTTGAAACCGCTCTAAATTACATGAAGTTTTTTGAAGATGAAGGCTTCACAAACATGAAGTTCTCTCTTAAAGGTTCTGACATAAGAACAACTGTGATTGCAAATGAGCTTTTTGCAAAAAAGTGTAAATATCCCATACATATAGGCATTACAGAAGCGGGAACAGTTCTCTCTGGAGCGGTTAAATCCGCCACAGGCATAGGAATACTTCTTTATAAAGGAATAGGTGACACATTAAGGGTATCTCTTTCATCTCATCCAAAAGTGGAAGTCAAAGTAGCTTTTAAAATTCTATCTTCCCTCGGCTTAAGAAAAGTAGGGGTAGATGTTATTTCATGCCCTACTTGTGGAAGGTGTGTTGTTAATCTTCCAGAGCTGGCACTTAAAATTGAAGAAGCTCTTGAACATATAAAAGCTCCTGTGTCTGTTGCAGTAATGGGCTGTGCAGTGAACGGGCCTGGAGAAGCATCCTTTGCAGATGTAGGGATTGCAGCTGCGGGAAACACTTTTATTCTTTTCTCACAGGGTAAAATAATAGGAAAATATCCCGAAAAAGAAGTTGTAGAAAAATTGATAAAAGAGGTTGAGAGGGTAGCAGTTGAAAAAAGTAACTGTATTTATTAG
- a CDS encoding methyltransferase domain-containing protein, whose amino-acid sequence MKKIIAKNFSTGARDYKKFATIQKLSGENLAFSLGKISGSVLDIGAGRGELSRFFEDYVALDISPKMCELAKENGVKKVVCCNAENLPFEDSSIDNVVSNFALQWMDVEKVIKEVARIIKSGGIFGFAVPVEGSLSELFTAWQKSFIIYKGKQDKLFQFPSANLFIYCLRKYNFRVLKREIKTYTVLKDSPSEALKLITGIGARNPYRKTYFYPGKEFYKTFKMFFGKQSRKFPITYNVLTVISIAN is encoded by the coding sequence ATGAAAAAGATTATAGCTAAAAATTTCTCCACAGGTGCGAGAGATTATAAAAAATTTGCAACCATCCAGAAACTTTCCGGAGAAAATCTCGCCTTTTCTCTTGGAAAAATATCCGGTTCTGTTCTTGACATTGGAGCGGGAAGGGGAGAGCTTTCCCGTTTTTTTGAAGATTATGTAGCCCTTGATATTTCGCCTAAAATGTGTGAACTTGCGAAAGAGAATGGGGTTAAGAAAGTTGTCTGCTGTAATGCTGAAAATTTACCTTTTGAGGACAGCAGTATAGACAATGTTGTTTCAAATTTTGCACTACAGTGGATGGATGTTGAAAAAGTTATAAAAGAGGTGGCAAGAATCATTAAAAGCGGTGGGATTTTTGGGTTTGCCGTTCCTGTAGAAGGTAGTTTATCAGAGCTTTTTACCGCCTGGCAGAAAAGTTTTATTATTTATAAAGGAAAGCAGGATAAACTTTTCCAATTTCCTTCTGCCAATCTTTTTATCTATTGTCTGCGAAAGTATAACTTCAGGGTGTTGAAAAGAGAAATCAAAACTTACACAGTTTTAAAAGACTCTCCTTCTGAAGCTTTAAAGCTGATTACAGGTATAGGTGCAAGAAATCCTTACAGAAAAACTTACTTTTATCCAGGAAAGGAGTTCTACAAAACTTTTAAAATGTTTTTTGGGAAGCAAAGCAGAAAATTTCCGATAACTTACAACGTTTTGACAGTAATTTCCATTGCAAATTGA
- the hrcA gene encoding heat-inducible transcriptional repressor HrcA: MTPRERDILLKIIELYIETGEPVGSRTLQKKYSMSISPATIRNVMADLEDKGFLYQPHTSAGRLPTDEGIKYYINYLLFSTGETDTGITAQLIDYLKSSKKHSFEDIFNAVLKFLTKSTGYVSLGINFAIDALIVKEISMVNVASSKVLIIIACEPDYVIHQIFPINVETSLLSKISRELTAKFKGKPLSSVKKEIIEEMDKIQNEFIELSFTLKSQILKMVNSVNDVKITGTSNVFNVIDDDLKRLQELIKILEEKKTLLETFEKLIDTTNKITVILGTDTEIEALEPFSIVAAKYSVRSKDAGLVGIMGPKRMDYCKIIPVVENVSKALSHILSKSNGNQVL; the protein is encoded by the coding sequence ATGACTCCAAGAGAAAGAGATATTTTACTTAAAATAATTGAACTTTATATAGAAACAGGAGAGCCTGTTGGTTCAAGAACACTGCAAAAGAAGTATTCTATGAGTATCAGTCCGGCAACTATAAGAAACGTAATGGCAGACCTTGAAGATAAGGGTTTTCTTTATCAACCTCACACTTCTGCTGGCAGGCTTCCGACAGATGAAGGGATTAAATACTACATTAACTATCTTCTTTTTTCTACAGGAGAAACTGATACCGGGATAACAGCCCAATTGATAGATTATCTCAAATCTTCAAAAAAGCACTCCTTTGAAGATATATTTAATGCAGTTCTTAAGTTTTTGACAAAATCAACAGGTTATGTGAGTCTTGGAATCAATTTTGCCATAGATGCTTTAATTGTAAAAGAGATTTCTATGGTGAATGTTGCGTCTTCAAAGGTTTTAATAATTATCGCCTGTGAGCCCGACTATGTAATCCATCAAATATTTCCGATAAATGTTGAAACATCCCTTTTATCTAAAATCTCAAGAGAGCTTACGGCAAAGTTTAAAGGAAAACCGCTATCTTCGGTGAAAAAAGAAATCATTGAGGAGATGGATAAAATACAGAATGAGTTTATTGAACTTTCCTTTACTCTTAAATCACAGATATTAAAAATGGTAAATAGTGTAAATGACGTTAAAATTACAGGAACTTCAAACGTTTTTAATGTTATAGATGATGATTTAAAGAGACTTCAAGAATTGATAAAAATTTTAGAAGAAAAAAAGACTTTGCTTGAAACTTTTGAAAAACTTATTGATACTACCAACAAAATAACAGTTATTCTTGGAACAGATACAGAGATTGAAGCTCTTGAACCTTTCAGTATTGTTGCTGCAAAATATTCTGTCCGCTCAAAAGATGCAGGACTTGTTGGAATAATGGGGCCAAAGAGAATGGATTATTGTAAGATAATCCCTGTGGTTGAAAACGTTTCAAAGGCTCTATCTCACATTTTAAGCAAATCAAACGGCAATCAGGTGTTATAA
- the gltX gene encoding glutamate--tRNA ligase has product MSVRVRFAPSPTGYMHVGNARTALFNYLFARHHNGTFILRIEDTDVERHSEDAVNVIYDALKWMGLDWDEGPLKGGDFGPYRQSKRMDIYQKYIEILKEKGLVYECFCTKEELDKMRQEQLKRGLPPKYSGKCRHLTDEEREKLKKEGRKPVLRFKVPQDRTVIWKDLVKGAISIGADQLGGDFVIVRSNGMPVYNFVVVIDDALMEITHVIRGEDHISNTPKQILLYEAFGFKVPEFAHLPMILGEDRSKLSKRHGSTSVAEFKEKGYLPEAFTNFIALLGWYPKDGKEILSRDELIERFDIKDVNSSPAIFNFEKLNWMNREYIKAYDISKLTELIIPYLEKAGFDIEKFDRKWLEKVVEVTRDYLTVLSDAPTYMETFLKDEFEIEKDAAEFMDEDRLNVVEKFLEKVESLDEIDGDIFKKIVKETGKELKVKGKNLFMPIRVGLTGKMKGVELDILVSLLGKDRVIKRLHHAISKLKRREP; this is encoded by the coding sequence ATGTCAGTTAGAGTAAGATTTGCTCCAAGTCCTACAGGGTATATGCATGTTGGTAATGCGAGAACCGCTCTGTTTAATTATCTTTTTGCAAGGCATCACAACGGAACATTTATTTTAAGAATAGAAGATACAGATGTAGAAAGGCACAGTGAAGATGCTGTAAATGTTATATATGACGCTTTAAAATGGATGGGACTTGACTGGGATGAAGGGCCCTTAAAAGGTGGAGATTTTGGTCCCTACAGGCAATCTAAAAGGATGGATATATATCAAAAGTATATAGAGATTTTGAAAGAAAAAGGGCTTGTTTATGAGTGTTTCTGCACAAAAGAAGAGCTTGATAAGATGAGACAGGAGCAGCTTAAAAGAGGGCTTCCTCCAAAATATTCCGGTAAATGTCGCCATCTAACAGATGAGGAGAGAGAAAAACTTAAAAAAGAGGGAAGAAAACCTGTATTGAGGTTTAAAGTTCCTCAGGATAGAACTGTTATATGGAAAGACCTCGTTAAGGGAGCTATCTCCATAGGTGCTGACCAGCTTGGTGGAGATTTTGTAATTGTTCGTTCAAACGGAATGCCGGTTTACAACTTTGTGGTTGTCATAGATGATGCCCTGATGGAAATTACTCATGTTATAAGAGGTGAAGACCACATCTCAAATACTCCAAAACAGATACTTCTTTATGAAGCTTTTGGTTTTAAAGTTCCAGAGTTTGCCCATCTTCCAATGATACTTGGTGAAGATAGAAGTAAACTTTCCAAGAGGCACGGTTCAACTTCTGTTGCAGAGTTTAAAGAAAAAGGTTATCTGCCTGAAGCATTTACAAACTTCATTGCTCTTCTTGGCTGGTATCCAAAAGATGGAAAAGAGATTCTCTCAAGAGATGAGCTTATAGAAAGATTTGATATAAAAGATGTTAACAGTTCTCCTGCAATTTTCAATTTTGAAAAGTTAAACTGGATGAACAGAGAATATATAAAAGCTTACGATATTTCAAAGTTAACAGAGCTTATAATTCCCTATCTTGAAAAAGCCGGTTTTGACATTGAAAAATTTGATAGAAAATGGCTTGAAAAGGTTGTAGAAGTAACAAGGGATTATCTTACCGTTTTATCCGATGCTCCAACTTATATGGAAACCTTCCTTAAAGATGAGTTTGAGATTGAGAAAGATGCTGCCGAGTTTATGGATGAAGATAGGTTAAATGTTGTTGAAAAGTTCCTTGAGAAAGTTGAATCTCTTGATGAGATAGACGGAGATATTTTTAAGAAGATTGTTAAGGAAACTGGAAAAGAGTTGAAAGTTAAAGGGAAAAATCTTTTTATGCCGATTAGAGTGGGACTTACAGGTAAAATGAAAGGTGTTGAGCTTGATATACTGGTTTCCCTCCTTGGTAAGGATAGGGTTATAAAAAGGCTTCATCATGCAATATCAAAACTTAAAAGGAGAGAACCATGA
- a CDS encoding HTH domain-containing protein: MRKLKHFKFFFFSTLRRAELLKKRWKKSVSSKESHFLVFNDYREFYRVFSPERIDILYFLRYKEGISISELAKGLNRNYKNVYNDVKILESFGFIKLEKKERKILIYPLVSTIEIKFFFTPDRQFEPPFFSLTIEELFADILKEEKDD, from the coding sequence TTGAGAAAGTTAAAACATTTTAAGTTTTTCTTTTTTTCAACATTGAGAAGGGCAGAACTGCTAAAAAAAAGATGGAAGAAAAGTGTTTCTTCAAAGGAGAGTCACTTTTTAGTATTTAACGATTACCGTGAATTTTATAGGGTGTTTTCGCCAGAAAGAATAGATATACTTTACTTTTTGAGATATAAAGAAGGCATTAGCATATCCGAGCTTGCAAAAGGATTAAACAGAAACTACAAAAATGTTTATAACGACGTTAAAATCCTTGAAAGTTTTGGTTTTATAAAACTTGAGAAAAAAGAACGAAAAATTCTTATCTATCCGTTAGTTTCAACCATTGAAATAAAATTTTTCTTTACACCCGACAGACAATTTGAACCACCTTTTTTCAGCCTTACAATAGAAGAACTTTTTGCAGATATTCTAAAGGAGGAAAAGGATGATTAA
- a CDS encoding M42 family metallopeptidase, with protein MELVDYLKKLSLLTGISGRENSVREYMKKEFEKYCESVEIDRFGNLIGRIGSGNKKLMIAAHMDEIGLMVKYIDDKGFLKFVKIGGINDQMLLNQKVIVHTEKGDYIGVLGSKPPHKMKGEEKNKLIKAENMFIDVGAKSREDAEKMGIEIGSWITFKTDFDVLANNRITCKAFDDRVGCAILLYLAKELSERKPDCEVYLVGTVQEEVGLKGARTSAFGIYPDMAFAVDVTICGDHPGISMEDAPVEMGKGPVFGIVDAAGRGLISHPDVVKLVKKAAEESGISVQYEVGDGGTTDATAIQLTKEGIPTGVISVPARYIHTPVEVIEISDLENTAKLFLKVIEKFTKN; from the coding sequence ATGGAGCTTGTTGATTATCTCAAAAAACTTTCTCTTTTAACTGGAATTTCAGGAAGAGAGAATTCTGTCAGAGAATATATGAAAAAGGAGTTTGAGAAATATTGTGAGTCTGTTGAGATTGATAGGTTTGGAAATCTCATAGGAAGAATCGGAAGTGGAAATAAGAAGCTTATGATAGCGGCTCATATGGATGAGATAGGTTTAATGGTCAAGTATATTGATGATAAGGGATTTTTAAAGTTCGTGAAGATAGGGGGGATAAACGACCAGATGCTTTTAAATCAAAAGGTTATAGTTCATACGGAGAAAGGAGATTACATAGGAGTTCTTGGTTCTAAACCGCCTCATAAGATGAAAGGAGAAGAGAAGAATAAACTGATAAAAGCGGAAAATATGTTCATAGATGTTGGAGCAAAAAGCAGAGAAGACGCAGAAAAAATGGGAATTGAGATAGGTTCGTGGATAACTTTTAAAACAGACTTTGACGTTCTGGCAAATAACAGAATAACATGCAAAGCTTTTGACGATAGGGTGGGATGTGCTATTTTACTTTACCTTGCGAAAGAGCTTTCGGAGAGAAAGCCTGATTGTGAAGTTTATCTTGTTGGGACTGTTCAGGAAGAGGTTGGATTAAAAGGAGCGAGGACTTCCGCTTTTGGAATATATCCGGATATGGCATTTGCTGTTGATGTAACTATCTGCGGCGATCATCCCGGAATTTCAATGGAAGATGCTCCTGTTGAAATGGGAAAAGGACCTGTTTTTGGCATTGTTGATGCTGCAGGAAGAGGATTAATCTCCCATCCTGATGTTGTAAAACTTGTTAAAAAAGCTGCTGAAGAAAGCGGTATCTCTGTTCAGTATGAAGTAGGAGACGGCGGAACAACAGATGCAACAGCTATTCAGCTTACAAAAGAAGGTATTCCAACAGGTGTTATTTCTGTTCCTGCAAGATATATTCATACTCCTGTGGAAGTGATAGAGATATCCGACCTTGAAAATACCGCAAAGCTGTTTTTAAAAGTAATAGAGAAGTTCACTAAAAATTAA
- a CDS encoding tyrosine-type recombinase/integrase — MLLSKAVELFLNFKSKELSERTIKEYKKDLALFINLIGDKDVEFVKTADIMIFRSNMDCSPSLINRRISALNSFFNFLVDMEMIKTNPVKNSLRIKKVNQKVPEALTDEEVDKILSAARERCYRDYLMVKTILYCGLRISELLSLKRSDILKVKGYKVLRVIGKGGKERFIPLPSKFAEELETYANSIEKEILFPLTYQGAKYIFNKIAEKTGIKLHPHKLRHTFATILVDKGVDIRVIQAFLGHASPNTTARYAKVRDDVMFKVAETVFGG; from the coding sequence ATGCTTCTTTCAAAGGCTGTGGAGCTATTTTTAAACTTTAAATCAAAAGAGCTGTCTGAAAGAACCATTAAGGAGTATAAAAAAGACCTTGCCCTTTTCATAAATCTTATAGGAGATAAAGATGTAGAATTTGTCAAAACTGCTGACATTATGATTTTCAGAAGTAATATGGACTGCAGTCCATCCCTTATAAACAGGAGAATTTCTGCTTTAAACTCTTTTTTCAATTTCCTTGTTGATATGGAGATGATAAAGACAAATCCTGTAAAGAATTCTTTGAGAATAAAAAAGGTAAACCAAAAAGTTCCTGAAGCTCTTACTGATGAAGAAGTTGATAAAATCCTTTCTGCTGCCAGAGAAAGATGTTATAGAGACTATTTAATGGTGAAAACCATTCTCTACTGCGGTTTGAGGATTTCAGAACTTCTTTCTCTTAAAAGAAGCGATATTTTGAAAGTTAAAGGGTATAAAGTTTTAAGAGTGATTGGAAAAGGTGGAAAAGAGAGATTTATCCCTCTTCCGTCAAAGTTTGCAGAAGAGCTTGAAACTTACGCAAACTCTATAGAGAAAGAGATACTCTTTCCTTTAACCTATCAGGGAGCAAAGTATATTTTTAATAAAATCGCCGAAAAAACGGGAATTAAGCTTCATCCTCATAAATTAAGACACACTTTTGCCACTATTCTTGTTGATAAAGGAGTTGATATAAGGGTGATTCAGGCTTTTCTCGGACACGCTTCACCAAATACAACTGCAAGATATGCTAAAGTTAGAGACGATGTTATGTTTAAAGTAGCAGAAACTGTATTTGGTGGTTAA
- a CDS encoding galactose-1-phosphate uridylyltransferase: MERLNREIRYNYLFDRWTLISADRGKRPTDFKKLYAEKSSESFICPFDAGNEHLTPREKLVLKKGNRWIVRVVENKFPAVENGLLLDNGKGFFKRLPAYGYHEVVIETPEHSLQLQDMSVENIFYILKAWKNRIVYIKKDKKIKHVQIFKNYKKEAGCSLSHSHSQIVATSFIPSVQKTLCKQFENYNGCYLCDEIEQEISEEERMFFKTENVVAYLSFAPQFEGEFIVAPLKHIHSFEETEDTFLVEVARSVKIAISALVSVFNNPPYNLALFIPPFNYDGIFHWHIRVFPRISFHAGFEISTGTLISSRYPEEIAKLFRSHIQQLL, translated from the coding sequence ATGGAAAGACTAAATAGAGAAATTCGCTACAACTATCTTTTTGATAGATGGACATTAATCTCTGCCGACAGAGGTAAAAGACCTACAGATTTTAAGAAACTTTACGCCGAAAAATCTTCGGAATCTTTTATCTGTCCTTTTGACGCTGGAAATGAACACCTTACGCCGAGAGAGAAACTGGTATTAAAGAAGGGAAACAGATGGATTGTAAGAGTTGTTGAAAACAAGTTTCCTGCTGTTGAAAACGGTTTACTTTTGGATAATGGAAAGGGATTTTTCAAAAGATTACCTGCTTACGGATATCATGAAGTTGTTATAGAAACTCCAGAACACAGTTTACAGCTACAGGATATGAGTGTTGAGAATATTTTTTACATTCTTAAAGCGTGGAAAAACAGGATAGTTTACATAAAAAAAGATAAAAAAATTAAACATGTCCAGATTTTCAAAAATTATAAAAAAGAAGCAGGTTGCAGTCTTTCCCATTCCCACTCTCAAATAGTTGCAACCTCTTTTATTCCTTCGGTTCAGAAAACGTTGTGTAAACAGTTTGAAAACTATAACGGTTGTTATCTGTGTGATGAGATAGAACAGGAAATTTCTGAAGAAGAGAGAATGTTTTTCAAAACTGAAAATGTTGTTGCTTATCTGTCGTTTGCACCTCAGTTTGAGGGAGAATTTATTGTTGCACCATTAAAGCATATACACTCATTTGAAGAGACTGAAGATACTTTTCTGGTAGAGGTTGCAAGAAGCGTAAAAATCGCTATCAGCGCTCTTGTATCGGTTTTTAACAACCCGCCTTACAACCTTGCTCTTTTTATTCCACCTTTTAACTATGATGGAATATTTCACTGGCACATAAGAGTTTTTCCAAGAATCTCCTTTCATGCAGGTTTTGAAATATCAACGGGCACACTGATCTCCTCCCGATATCCAGAAGAGATTGCTAAACTTTTTCGTTCTCATATTCAACAGCTGCTTTAA
- a CDS encoding glycosyl transferase, whose translation MADFFQNGIITTITKLKERPVEEIEAEIQKQMEIARRKLALILPALYSEFEREAVYTILEELKKATYIDKIVLSLDKADFEQFKKVKSIVSELPQESVVIWQDSPEIKKLYKELEEAGFPVDIRGKGRAVWLSIGYVLSDKDVYAMALHDCDIVNYTREIPARLFYPIVLSSLNYEFSKGFYARVHDKLYGRVTRLFFTPLIKALKLMDGKYNEFLEYLDSFRYPLSGEFAMLRSLARGLKISSTWGLEVSILSKVYGVTSVERICQVEIVENYEHKHQKIKRSVKEGLGKMANDIAKTLFLCLSESGLVLSEAFFRTLLTTYLKEAARAIERYNAVALLNGLPYDRHSEIEAVEIFVDAIKNAEAEFIDDPIDIPFLPAWTRVRAAIPDFVDRLKAAVEYENEKV comes from the coding sequence GTGGCTGATTTCTTTCAAAACGGGATAATTACAACTATAACCAAACTCAAAGAGAGACCTGTTGAAGAAATTGAAGCTGAAATACAGAAACAGATGGAGATTGCAAGAAGAAAGCTTGCTTTAATCCTTCCTGCACTTTACAGTGAATTTGAAAGAGAAGCTGTTTACACAATCCTGGAGGAACTGAAAAAAGCCACTTACATAGATAAAATAGTTCTTTCCCTTGATAAAGCAGATTTTGAACAGTTTAAAAAGGTTAAATCCATAGTTTCAGAACTTCCGCAGGAATCGGTTGTTATCTGGCAAGACAGTCCTGAAATTAAGAAACTTTATAAAGAACTGGAAGAAGCCGGATTTCCGGTAGATATAAGAGGAAAAGGTAGAGCGGTATGGCTCAGTATAGGATATGTTCTTTCTGATAAAGATGTTTATGCTATGGCTTTACACGACTGTGATATTGTAAATTACACCAGAGAAATTCCTGCAAGACTTTTTTATCCTATCGTTCTTTCTTCTCTGAATTATGAGTTTTCAAAAGGGTTTTATGCCCGTGTTCATGATAAACTTTACGGCAGGGTAACGAGACTTTTCTTTACACCTTTGATAAAAGCTTTAAAGCTTATGGACGGGAAGTATAATGAGTTTCTTGAGTACCTTGACAGTTTTAGATATCCTCTTTCTGGAGAGTTTGCCATGCTCCGATCCCTTGCAAGGGGACTTAAAATATCCTCAACGTGGGGACTTGAGGTTTCAATTCTTTCAAAAGTTTACGGTGTCACATCTGTAGAGAGAATATGTCAGGTTGAAATTGTAGAAAACTATGAGCATAAACATCAGAAAATTAAAAGGAGTGTCAAAGAAGGCCTTGGTAAAATGGCGAACGACATTGCTAAAACACTTTTTTTATGCCTTTCTGAAAGTGGACTTGTTTTATCTGAAGCGTTTTTCAGAACATTATTAACAACATATCTTAAAGAAGCTGCAAGAGCTATAGAGCGTTATAACGCAGTAGCTCTTTTGAACGGCCTTCCTTACGATAGACATTCTGAAATAGAAGCTGTTGAAATATTCGTTGATGCTATAAAAAACGCTGAAGCTGAGTTTATTGATGATCCTATAGATATTCCTTTTCTGCCTGCGTGGACAAGGGTAAGAGCGGCTATTCCTGATTTTGTTGACAGACTTAAAGCAGCTGTTGAATATGAGAACGAAAAAGTTTAG
- a CDS encoding glycosyltransferase: MIKIFKRFSTALREPVRREIEKIVKADIMVGIPSYNNSDSIKHVVETVAKGLHLYYPDFRSIIFVSDGGSTDDTREIAWEAEIPSKNITKLVSIYRGVPGKGSALRAIFEASKFLKVKATALFDADLRSIKPEWVKSVLSPVFKGYDFVAPDYKRFKFDGTITNTIAYNLVRALYGYRIRQPIGGDFGLSYNLIHSYLDDEVWETPVAKFGVDSWMTIFAIVNGFKICQTRLGAKIHDEKDPAADLSDMFRQVVGTIFMLMEDYQEYWKKVKGSVPVPTFGEEIDEEPPPFEIDVEALIDYFRLGFKNFAGVWKNILEPEDFKVVESLLTAQSDSFNLPTDSWVRIVYRFAAAFHKTPRQKFKLLNMMIPLYNARVATIVCNLKDKDDAAAENYFEKQAKRFEDLKPYLIKVWEKGGKSG; this comes from the coding sequence ATGATAAAAATTTTCAAAAGATTTTCAACAGCTTTAAGAGAGCCTGTAAGAAGAGAAATAGAAAAAATAGTTAAAGCTGATATAATGGTTGGCATTCCAAGTTATAACAATTCAGATTCCATTAAGCATGTGGTTGAAACGGTAGCGAAGGGACTTCATCTCTACTATCCCGATTTTCGCTCTATTATTTTTGTATCTGACGGTGGTTCAACAGACGATACAAGAGAGATTGCCTGGGAAGCTGAAATTCCCTCAAAAAATATAACGAAACTTGTATCAATATATAGAGGTGTCCCGGGTAAAGGTTCAGCTTTAAGGGCTATCTTTGAAGCCTCAAAGTTTTTAAAAGTTAAAGCAACCGCTCTATTTGATGCTGATTTAAGGTCAATCAAACCTGAATGGGTTAAATCTGTTCTTTCTCCTGTGTTTAAAGGTTACGATTTTGTAGCACCGGACTATAAAAGATTTAAGTTTGACGGAACAATAACAAATACAATAGCTTATAACCTTGTAAGAGCTTTATACGGATATAGAATTCGTCAGCCTATCGGTGGAGATTTCGGACTTTCCTATAATTTAATTCACTCATACCTTGACGATGAAGTGTGGGAAACACCTGTTGCAAAATTTGGAGTTGACTCATGGATGACAATATTTGCAATAGTTAACGGATTTAAAATCTGTCAGACAAGACTTGGAGCTAAGATTCACGATGAGAAAGATCCGGCAGCAGACTTAAGTGATATGTTCAGACAGGTTGTTGGAACAATTTTTATGCTTATGGAAGATTATCAAGAATACTGGAAAAAGGTTAAAGGTTCTGTTCCTGTACCAACCTTTGGAGAGGAAATTGACGAAGAACCTCCGCCATTTGAGATAGATGTTGAAGCTCTTATAGATTACTTCAGGTTGGGCTTTAAAAATTTTGCTGGCGTGTGGAAAAACATACTTGAACCGGAAGATTTTAAGGTAGTTGAGTCTCTTTTAACTGCACAATCTGATAGCTTTAATCTTCCAACTGATTCATGGGTAAGAATAGTTTACAGATTTGCCGCGGCATTTCACAAAACACCGAGACAGAAGTTTAAACTTCTAAACATGATGATACCCCTTTATAACGCAAGAGTTGCAACAATAGTGTGTAATTTGAAAGATAAAGATGATGCTGCTGCTGAAAACTATTTTGAGAAACAGGCAAAGCGGTTTGAAGATTTAAAACCGTATTTAATAAAAGTATGGGAGAAAGGAGGAAAGAGTGGCTGA